The DNA sequence GAGATAATCTGTAGGCTACGCCCTCGCCTATcgtatataaatagtgttcaaaccagttttactacatgtataaattacTTCGATTCTAATATTACTTGTATTATACAACTCAAATAATAGAACTAATTTTTCGATCATGTTTGGTGCCAAATGGTTGATCGTCACACAactatgtttatatataaatacacgcctggaccggaaatggtaatacgtctggcggaatagttccattagaGCGCAAATGAAGTCAAGTCATTCTAAACAGCGAATAACCAAACTGAACGTCGACGTGCCGTCAGCATAGTATCGTTGTGGTGATTtgagcattgctagtcatattagaactGTTTATGGTCTCAGACGGGGTTAGCTTAATAAGATTacacggggcctccgtggccgtgtggttaaggtcgctgacttcaaatcacttgcctctcatcgatgtgggttcgagcctcactcggggcgttgaattcttcatgtgaggaaagccatctagctggcttacggaaggtctttggttctacccaggtgcccgctcgtgatgaaataatgcacggaggggcacctggggtcttcctccatcatcaaagctggaatgtcgccatatgatctaaaactgtgtcggtgcgactttaaaccaaacaacaacaacataataacACGAACTGTTTAAGAAATACTGAAACTGGTTCATTTGATAAAACACCTATTTCTTAACAATAATATATTCAATGACgttatacatttaattaaaaaaaaacaaacttaaaatattaatgatGAAATGTTAAAACGAAAATtaacacctgctgttatcgcatataaaacaaaaaaattaaaaaaatgaaacaatgccGTAAAATCTCTCAGATATATtgtcttattttttaaatgtatctagtgatttacttttgcgtaatgctaacggcagttcattccacagttttggaccaatggTACAaaaacttcttttatgttttgcacttgttgtatggaacaacataagaCATTCAGAACTTTCTGACGAGTTCAAACATTGTCGACTTGGAACATACCAAAGCCTTGTGTGCAGAAGATGGTTATAGTCAACTACTTTAAGattgtatcttttttatatttaaagaacAAAGGAATAATTGGATGCGGCGTTGTTCAAGGATTAAGCGTTTGGGTGACACTGATTTTTGACCATAGCTGCTGCAGACCTATCAAACTGCTAATCATTGAACTTATGCAGTTTTGTGAGGAGCCCTATCTGTAACCTTAACCCTGTCTTAGAGTGCTAGATAGAAGAACAATTTTCAACTATTAGACAGCCAAGACCTTGAGATccatttatgaccttgaccttttacctactgactaGTTCTTGCACTCTGCCCATCGTCTCATTGCCATCCACTAATATACCATGTTTTAAGGTCAATAACTTGAATAGTTATAACGTAATGCTCCGGACAGAAAATATGACCTTTGAGAtccacttgtgaccttgacctttgacctaacaaCCTGGTTTATGTGCTATACATATTTTCTTATTGACATCTACTAATATGCtaagtttaaagtaaataccttaaatggttgtTGAgtcatgctccggacaagaaataTGACGGACGGATTATCCGCGCGCCATCACATTAAACgtctgtcttttttttcaaaaagagcgtataaaatatcattaacaaaccTTGTAATTACAGTGTCGTTTGTGACAACATCGcagtgtattttaaagattccaGATGATGGAAGGCCTAATACTGAAATTGGCACTGCGCAGATGTTGGTACCACTTGTAAACAAAATGTGTCTCTCCAACACTCTCTCGTCCACTACAATTTAATTAGAttttttagtatttaaaattCCAACTCATCACCAACCCATTATAGGGAAGAAATGAGGCATAgaagatattacatgagtgtctttccacattgaatttattaaagaagttgaataaaatgataaaatgcaaggctctgccgagcattttatcattttcattcaacgagtttaataacttcaatgtggaaagtcacaaatgtaatattctttttatcatatgttagcctttcctgtcaaAACATAAAAGATCTACtctcttttactatataaacaagtcaattttacCAACGTTTCCTATATtctaaacgacgtcgacgtcaaagttttattacactagtggtcagagaccaccaattcaaaaaagtacagggaacttactgggaatgaggtacgtgtatacctgggaataaggtaacgtctgtgcgttctgattggtcagtcatgtaaacaaacccaggaagtgattactttttcaaaactgatattttttcactgcatttacagtattttattatacatgttgacaaaatttgctacattttatgtgtattgaaaaaagttttatcaaacgaatttctcaggccatgtcaatgatgtaaacagggggtcatctcattcacacgaacaTTACTTAAATAATGTATCACTATtgatatgtttttcgtccgatattttggtagaactaagatatagttcttgaaaaacttgtaattagatatacatgtttcgatgtatggaaggccgtacacgccataatgttacaatgtaagtccatgggaaaacaactggtggtctctaacctataggtcagagaccaccgattcaaaaaagtacagggaacttactgggaatgaggtaagtgtatacctgggaataaggtaacgtctgtgcgttctgattggtcagtcatgtaaacaaacccaggaagtgataattttttcaaaactgatattttttcactgcatttacagtattttattacacattttaataaaatttgctacattttatgtgtattgaaaaaaaagttttatcaaacgaatttctcccgccatgtctatgatgtaaacagggggtcatctcattcacatgaaaattacttaaataatgtatcactattcatatgtttttcgtccgatattttggtagaactaagatagttcttgaaaaacttgtaattagatatacatgtttcgatgtatggaaggccgtacacgccataatgttacaatgtaagtctatgggaaaacaattggtggtctctaacctagtGTAAcgtcgtttttatttaatggctttattacactcccgcgacgtcaaacatgtgataaaagtatTTTCAACATCCTTTggtgaatggcagagttattgaccggacaagaaacatactatgttgacctttgacttgtaaATGTGACTTtcaccttgaagctaggggtttTGGTCTTGCGTCTGACATCATCTCAATATAaggaacgtttatgccaagtaattttaaaatctcttcatcgatggaagagttatggaacggacaagaaacagaccatgtaaaCCTCTAacctttaaatgtgaccttgacctgagagttAGGGGTCTAGTTGATGTGCATGCCACTTTTTcccgttatggggaatatttacgCCAAATAATttcgaaatcccttgatgaaccgcagagttacgaaccggacatgaaacagaccatatcGATCTTttacttgacttctaagtgtgaccttgatcttgaagctatGGGCATGGGTCTTGcgcttgacacattgtctcattatggttaacagttaggccaagttgtttcaaaattcctttatggataatagagttatataccggacacgaaaaagatcctattaacctttgacttctaagaatgaccctgacctttaaactaggggtctgggtcttgcatatGGCACATTGTCCGATTATGGTTAACGTTTTATGTGAAGATATTTCaaaaccccttcatggatggaagaattatggaccggacacaaaaactgACCCTATTAACATTTGAgttctaagtctgaccttgaccttggagctagggtctgggtcttacgcatgacTCGTCGTCTCATtgtgataaacatttatgatacCTAATTTCAAATTTCCTTGGTGAATTGCAAAGTTAcgaactggacacgaaacagaccatattGACGTCTGACTTCTaattaagtgtgaccttgactttgtagctagtggtctgggtcatacgcatgaaacgtcgtctcattaaggtaaacatttatgccaagctatttcaaaatcccttcatggatggcagggTAACAGCCTGAACAAGAATTTGCAAAGTTActgtcggacggacggacagtgcgatttaaATATGTCcatcttcgggggcataaaaatgaaagaatttactgtagtgtaaataaaaaagttatttgctgaaacattgTTTAAAGATGTCAGGGAGTtatcaagaaataaataaaaacctaaaattatcaaatgttttgttaaaattcacgAAATAGATACAATGTTTTGCTTATcaacttaataataacataatatattaagccgCATTAGCTTTAGCTGGTTTAATTTGTGCACTagtcagtagtgtacatgtaattacaatgctttgcacggaatgtcacgggtcAGAGGGGTAGGTAGACTGACCTATCTGGCGCTGtgttaacaaactgtagggaatctaaaatGGTAGTATATTTATGGCATGAGACAATATAGCGATCCATTCCATGTGCgttcatatttataataaaaaaagatatataaaacaatcatttctAGTCAAAAGCGGCCAACTGATAGGCCACACCTCCAAAACACAGACATGTAAAACGACCATACCTAAACGATCACGACCAAATGATAGTTAAAACACTCCATTACACAACACACTTAAACGATCACGGCGAAATCCATTATCATACAAAAATTTTGAGCAATCGAAAACGATATATAAAACAACCATTTCTAAACAATAACGGCCCACACATGGTTCATACCTGTCTGGAGCAACCATACCTAAACAATAACGGCCCACAGATAGTTCATATCTATCTGGAGCAACCATACATAAACAATAACGGCCCACAGACAGTTCATACCTGTCTGGAGCAACCATACCTAAACAATAACGGCCCAAAGATAGTTCATACCTGTCTGGAGCAACCATACCTAAACAATAACGGCCCACACATAGTTCATACCTGTCTGGAGCAACAATACCTAAACAATAACGGCCCACAGATAGTTCATATCTGTCTGGAGTAACCATACATAAACAATAACGGCCCACAGATAGTTCATACCTGTCTGGAGCAACCATACCTGAACAATTACGGCCCAAAGATAGTTCATACCTGTCTGGAGCAACCATACCTAAACAATAACGGCCCACACATAGTTCATACCTGTCTGGAGCAACCATATATACCTAAACAATAACGGCCCACACATAGTTCATACCTGTCTGGAGCAACCATACCTAAACAATAACGGCCCACACATAGTTCATACCTGTCTGGAGCAACCATACATACCTAAACAATAACGGCCCACACATAGTTCATACCTGTCTGGAGCAACCATACCTAAACAATAACGGCCCAAAGATAGTTCATATCTGTCTGGAGCAACCATACATAAACAATAACGGCCCACAGACAGTTCATACCTGTCTGGAGCAACCATACCTAAACAATAACGGCCCACACATAGTTCATACCTGTCTGGAGCAACCATACATACCTAAACAATAACGGCCCACACATAGTTCATACCTGTCTGGAGCAACCATACTTAAACAATAACGGCCCACAGATAGTTCATATCTGTCTGGAGCAACCATACCTAAACAATAACGGGCCACAGATAGCTCATACCTGTCTGGAGCAACCGTACCTAAACAATAACGGCCCACACATAGTTAATACCTGTCTGGAGCAACCATACCTAAACAATTACGGCCCACTGAAAGTTCATACCCGTCATCACACAAACATGTAAAACCAGCATCTTGTTCCATGTGTAAACATATCTGACTACACTCTTGAACATTTTCACACAGAACTGAAAGATAAATAGATCTCTACAGATAAAGGATTATCTCAATTTTATACGAAGTTCAAAGAAGAAAGTTTATAGTCATCTTTACGTTTTATTGAATAAATTGCATGTAACTTATATGAttgaaatttgtttcaaaatatctttGCTATACTTTCCATGTCCGAATGGTTAAGGtgactgactttgaatcacttggtCTTAATCGAGGTGGAGCCGTGgaattcttcatgagaggaagttAGTTGCCTTATGGAAggttaatagggaatcgatcctaccgattttcgtcgcaaaGCGACGGAAATAGGGATCAAATCCTCTACGGTAGCATGTGATATAcagaatgagatatatactatcgaattaaaaaacgtgtcttccggcacgtgcacagagcgtcggacttcggattttttggaagaatacgcttttccttgtgcctaataagcttccaataacttgtccgaaccgcaacgtctcgCACATGAATGTCATCAGAaaaaatatgggcagtgttgttttttttatattccaaaatctacctttaaaacGATACGGAATCGATGCTGTCATCAGATAGTTCTTTTTCAAATCTTATGGGATGTGTTTAAGTCGGATCGATTACctattgaggcagtgccttatttcatattagattctacccaggtgcacgcaCGTGATGAAAGAGTACACAGAtgagcaccttgggtcttcctccaccatcaaagttagaatgtcgccatatgacctataattttgtcggtgtaaaaccaaacaaaaagccaaaccaaaattaagaaaatcagtTCTTTACATATCATATTTTGAGTCACTTAGCAATATCTGTCTGGATGTATCTTACCACCGGAAGACTTTTCCTGCAACTCTGAAGCATACACCATAATCTGGTAAAACTTAAGATCTTGAATCTGTATGCTGGCTTGTATATGTTCACCCTCGTTGTTTTCCTTTAAAGACACATATCCTGTACGGTTGTAGGACGGTGCCGTGTAAATAAGTGAATCCTGGGAGTATgtgaaaacaaaaagaacaaattgGTTTGTTTAGTATTTTACTTTCAATAATAagatatgataaaatatcaatataaacacCGCGCCTGTCTGCTTTACTGGCCACGCAATGGATTTATTAGATGTCCAATATATGTCTATTTTTATAACATGACCAGGAATCTATTACCCATTATTTGGCCGAATTGGAAAACAACTTTATTGCAATACCATTACGAAAACGCAACTATATCTAATTTCACAATTTTAAGACAGTGTCATTATTGAAACGCATGTAAATTAACAATTCTATGATCCAAGAGTCGTTAAGGAATCGTTCAAtagcaaaacaacaaacaaaaaggtggaggttcGTAATAGAACGATAATTAAAACAGCAGCTCGATCTTGGATATTATAATTGGCTCAGGATGGGTCATACTCGGCgctagcaaaatccactcgagccgaatacagcctcccagatcgagctattagtataataaccctattatactaAAACATCAGTGTAGTTTCCGTAATGTTAAGTCATTGCAAGGTTGTTAGATAACACAGAAACTGATACTGACATGGACTGGATTTGCTGTAAAAGGACATATTCATTGTACCCAAATACACAGGGattgaaagaaaactttaaatatcATAGCATGTACAGGTCAAATGTTctataataaaatacatagttaCCTGAAAGACTGCAATTCCGTAATAATCCACATTTGGATCCGACAAGAGAATTTTTCTTCCGTTGCCATCAAAGTCAGAATATTCAATCGTTCCTCGTGCAGGATCACTCCAATACAATCTGTCCACCGATTGGTCAATACATAACGTAGTGGGCGTGATTAGACTATGCCAGATAATTATCTTTCGTTTTCCACCAATAAGATCAGACCTTTCTATCTTCCGAGTACTGCCTGTGTCAGTCCAAAACAAGAAACTGAAATTAACCAATAAACATGaacttttgatttaaattgtaCCCATAAGTTTTCATACAGACTTTTAAAGTTTGCAAGACTGTACCGAAACAGTAATAAACACGTTTCGGGTTATATTCCGTTAAGAACTTAACTTTGACAAAACGAATTCATAAGAAATATGGGACTGTAGGATGCAACCAAGTACAACAATATAAAAGACACAGCTTAGCTTGTTCATGATGGATAATAAAAATTGCAGTAGAATCTACTCCTCTCCCCATCCGATGATGTAACAGTCAGGCTTCCGTTCGCTCGAATTCGGATAATTCAATTAACGCCTTCAACTCAAACACATAGTCAGGTCCCGTCAAAATCCCTGTTGTTTCGGTGTTTCAGACTACCGATCACACCACCAAATTTTTGCCGATCTCGCTGAGCTCGAACGAACAAAGTTCGTCTGTATTTTGAACGGATATACCTATTATGTTATTGAAGATGCGTTTTCGGAAACGCGTATCTTAACTCAGATAAGtgaagaatatcaaatttaaaaattactaTTTCTCTGGATGCACAACTATTCCTGTAGGCTTTTCTAAATACGTATCAACAACTAGTCTGAAATTTGGATCTGCAGAGTTATGTTGGTTTATTCCTGCTGGTAATTTTTTCATGGCTATCCAACCGTATCCTGTGTCGGCCCAGTACACGTTTCTACCTAACCAATCAATCGCCAACTGACCAATATCTGAAAATAGTAATTATATCTTGATATACTAATTAATCAAACTGTAGTCGTATACATGTTATAAACATCTTTGTAATCAAAATGTTTAAGCATTATAGATTTAACATTCTAGCATAATACTACTGTTATTGTCATTTTTCGGTATGTTCTAGCAGAAgttaacaaggagattctcgcgctcgcgtgctgttataacacctttttatatatgtgcattccgtggcaaagcgtaaacgccattcggcctcaaaacggataattcaaaacaaaatgacgtcaatgtaaaaaaacaaaaaaacaattcaGACATTcgcgcgcatttcgtggaaatttaataacgttgagtgacaatgtattcatttatcagtttttacgcgttttatactaaaatagcgttagcgcatgttaattttatgttataaaatctgcagaatccctcgggatacgttggtacatTCGCCGTAACGGGcttgggcaccaaccaatccctcgggattctgcagatgttttaacacgaaaaacatgcgttatccctacataggCACTAATTCCTGATGCTCTTGACATTTTGTTCCATTTTCTGGTGGGTTTCGCTTTCCAGTACGAAAAGTAGTAACTGTACACCAAATagttaaataaaaacatcatGCAGCTCCATACATTGGAGGCCTCCACGGCTAAGACTCTTTTGCTGCGTGGTAACGgtcgctgattttgaatcaatagaCCACACTTCGAACCGATGTGAGTTCGAAATTTTTGACATTTAATTCTTCTTTTTCTAAATTTGTGGTCCATGTTATCCAGCCAGCTTACGGTAGGCCGCTGGTTCCATGTGAGACCAAAGCTATCTAGCCGACTTACGGCAGACCGCCTGTTCGTTGCGAGCGGTAGGCCACTGATTCCCTGTGAGGTCCAAGCGATCCAGCCGACTAGTTTGTTGTGAGGCCCATGCCGTCCAGCCGGTTTATGGTAGACCGCTGGTTTCTTGTGACATCAAAGCTATCCAGTCGGCTTACGGTAGGTCGCTGGTTCCTTGTGAGATCCAAGCTATCCAAATGGCTTACGGGAGGCCGCTGGTTCCTTGTGAGATCGAAGCTATCCAGTCGGCTTACGGTAGGCCGCTGGTTCCTTGTGAGATCGAAGCTATCCAGTCGGCTTACGGTAGGCCGCTGGTTCTGTCTAAATGCCTGATATAATACTTATAGTACTCGTAGTGTCACCTTGGTTCAAATATtggaaatcgccatatgacctaaatttgttTCGGTGTGactatgattttaataaaaatagttatttaccttTTGACGTTCCCATATGAAAAAACGTAGCTTGCATATCGTCAAGGTCGTAAATGACAATTCTTTGACTTTTTCTGTCTGAGCTTACCAAATGCCGTGTTGGAATGTCGCCGGCCAAACCGTATACGGACTGTGTTCCAGTCAAAGTGGCAGGTGTTATAGTCTGTAAGTAAGGAGACAATAACGAATATATCCTAAGGATTGAATAAGATAGAATGATACGTAACACGAATTATAATTTACTGTGTTTATAATTATGTCTATAAATTAACTTCTgtcacaaaataaatacaaaacgctGACGGACCCGTAATTACGCTCGGCAAATTACGTAACTTCCGTTtgcaatttcggcattcttcggttttTATAAAAATCCATGTACGCGTGAGAGGGGCCTTATGGGCGGcagttaccgccaaaattagtaaatacacaatccattcataaatgagtcagtcagtgcagtgcatttcaacgccgtctagtctaaaacttcatcccgtccaatatatttgcattcaacgcattgtattttgaaaccatttaatgcaaaacttcattccatctattTAAACACGGAACGATGCATTGAAGAACGATGCACCTTACTATGAAACCATCCAACAAAACAtaataccatgcagctcaatgtgaagcagTTCAACACAGCATGAGTACGTgcaatgtaaaatgaaatgatttattgcaacttgacgccgtctaatgcatattgaaaccgctttgtgtaattaggagcgtgtataaaaacttgatgccatgcagtccaatgcgccctcgtgatataattcttcGCATCTgcattccaaacaatgatttattcaacgacaaatcactggatgagatatattatttcttaaatacaatgtatacagagcttgatttccttctttgtttaactgggaatcaaatcgagccatgttagaatgcatattgaaaccgctttgtgtaattaggAGCGGCGTATCAAcgtttgatgccatgcagccaaatgtgaagccgtttaacgaaacacgagtacaTGCATTGTAAatggttaataagactatcagttcataagtttgaccttttataaatatagattctggatcagttttatataaaaaatatcttaaa is a window from the Mercenaria mercenaria strain notata chromosome 7, MADL_Memer_1, whole genome shotgun sequence genome containing:
- the LOC123555122 gene encoding low-density lipoprotein receptor-related protein-like produces the protein MEFQQCVVFFIIIITMSNRLTEAIPDKSVIWAAHEELLFYSPQVEQWTNAKITPTEFGQTITPATLTGTQSVYGLAGDIPTRHLVSSDRKSQRIVIYDLDDMQATFFHMGTSKDIGQLAIDWLGRNVYWADTGYGWIAMKKLPAGINQHNSADPNFRLVVDTYLEKPTGIVVHPEKYFLFWTDTGSTRKIERSDLIGGKRKIIIWHSLITPTTLCIDQSVDRLYWSDPARGTIEYSDFDGNGRKILLSDPNVDYYGIAVFQDSLIYTAPSYNRTGYVSLKENNEGEHIQASIQIQDLKFYQIMVYASELQEKSSGVLCENVQECSQICLHMEQDAGFTCLCDDGYELSVGRNCLVDERVLERHILFTSGTNICAVPISVLGLPSSGIFKIHCDVVTNDTVITRFSVDMTKKMIFYTNGTAIFKQTAFQDNRVLLYDTDKTIADLDYDWKTGQLYWIESADGNLYHIYVNATEAREPATKWLTDLDVTNVAIDPHNGKIFWISKDTGGSGTTYTLNVWNKAEDDVEPIQTSLLSKPTDLEYDRLKDR